The following is a genomic window from Homalodisca vitripennis isolate AUS2020 chromosome 5, UT_GWSS_2.1, whole genome shotgun sequence.
cccacatttaaaaaatacattttcttttccCTAAACATCTCAATGAAAACTATAACTTAtgaaaagacataatataacCAGCAAGCAAATATAATTAGacataatataaatctattacaTGAATAGATTTATTGAACGTGTTAaggatttttagaaatatcttgttTGATTTGTAGCAGACTGTAGGCTCACAAAGTGCTGATGGCTGCAACTCACAGAAGGCGACGTGACCTCGGTCTTCGAGAGACATTAATGTCCCCGATTAGTTGGGTAACTAGGTTGGCTTCCGGATATATAAGAGATGCTGCGCCGAGCTGTAGTTACAGCCCTGTTAAGTACCATATAGCGCCCTGAGGATATACCAGTGAAAGCTACCTAAAGGTACCCTATACTACAGAAGGTGGCAACACGAAGACAAGAAATGAAACAAAAGAAGAATCTATGCAAACTGTGGGAAGAATGAAATGACAACGTTGGCTTAAGGGATTGACTAAGAACGCTTCAAGCTTATAGTAAAGGGTGGTGGCGGAATCCCTCGGGGGAACCCCAACAATCTGTGTACCAATCTGTAAGgctttccaaaatattttagtcGGATACTAAATTTAACAACCTTTAGTATTAAGTCTATGAATTTAGTATGAATGTGAAAGATCGAGTCACATTACTTCAGGATAGCTCAagtatgtttttgattatttgaaCATGTCAATGGCCAGACCTGTGTATTCGAAATCAAGTAcctggattaaaaaaaaaacaactattcAGCTATCAGGAAGAACACTAATAGCTTAACTGAAAAGCAAGATGAAtccatttacaattataatttattacgaatgtctaaataaattatatattttatatagtgcCATATGGGTTTTTTGAACAAGCTATCGTAACGGCGTTGTAATCTGTACAGTTGTCTGTTACTGTATTTTTTTGATGTGTAAACTTCAATCTAGTATGTCTGCGGTATACGGTGATAagtaaatacagtataaaaattaactataaccTAATTTTCTTGTGAgataatatacgtatatattatgtatttctaGTGCAATTAGTGGCCTAAAACTACTTAACATTAAAAATGGGTATgtaagttaaaacattttctgtgtAACCTAAAAGGTTATATTGGATAGTTTCATGATGCTCCTTATCTTATTCTTCCAACTCTAAACGagatttttggttttaattagtAGATGCACAGTTCAAACTAATTCTAATTTCGAAAAGAAGATTATTTGATGTGTGCAGTTtgtaattataaatcaaatatgtTACAGTAGGGTGTAGGCCATTAGCCTACATGGTTTAGTTAAATGTTATGGATTcctatttttttatagaaaatggtcatgttttgtttatttgtaacattatggAACAATAGTCTTTTAGTGGTTAGTTCTGGTATAAGTGCATGTGTAGCCCTAATGCAACCCACATGTGTGTGTAATCATAAATCATTTGCTAGTTAGTCAtaactaattttaagaataaatattgcaatatatattatCCTGTACTGAAAGAGAGCTTccagtaataattaaataaacaattattgtaaaagaaaattattaatcagaCCATTATTAATAGGTTTCCCCAATTcttgtatgtataatattttatggtatatAGAATgtagtatttcatattttaataattctaattacaaaaaagtaaatcaaatatGATATCGCACTTGTATAGATTATTCAGCTCTTAACTGAGGAAATTCAGAAAAGAAATATGTTATAAGAAATTACAGTGTACATTACTGTAGTTAAAAGTcagattttttcaattatattcgAAATtgttggtattatctggaggccaaaCAGTTTCTCTTATCGGGGACCTAAAAAActgcattattaaaaataacggaCTTTATTGGACTTactatgaaaattacatgtcattatgatgatcagttcttgttttctccCCCACAAAAGGAGGCGATGTCAGCAAGAAGGATGCCAGCCTTTCTccatctactatttgttattttgctacacacacacacatatgtattataaatataaaaagttaaagttgaCATTTTCGCGCTCTCACTGGCGCCAccaaagcccgcactgatgggCAGGGGCATTTCCTATCCATAATTTCCCAACCTTAGATCATGTTCctgatcgtccaacgtgatctgacgtcaaAAAGTTAGACAATTTGGAACTTGATCATGTGACCAAACGTAAAGGTTATCTGTAACTTTGAtactattagtaatatatttatgataacctaatcttaACCTACTTATACCATGTAATAACGAGAAgtaaatagggacagagtggcctacTTCTCGCTAACTTCcatttgggaggcagaaaacaagatcTGGTCGTCATATAGTTATGCAATTTTCACAGTtggtcaaataaagtctgttccttttaataatgtagttttttaggtcccTGGTGAGAAACATTGTGACAATCCTTGGATGTTCCATATAAATTCAATCTAAGCAATTGAATAATTAGCAACTCATGATCATGAAGTAGATCTGAAAGCTTGTAAATAGACTAGTTACACCAGTGTGCTAAATTTTCTTATATCTTTAATAACTTAGATCACTAAATAGATTCACCAAGGCCTATGGCTTGGTTCAAGGCTTTTTCTGAACTCAGACATATTTGTTACATCTTTGATATAATAGTAATTAAGCAAGGCAATTCTTGCAATTCAAAACTCTGTCCTGAGAGCCATCTACATGACCCTATTCCATCCAAAGTGGACTGGACTGATACCACTACTTTTGGATGCTGGGATAACCAAACATTCCTCTAGATGCCATTTCAGGGCATAAGCCTAGTTTCATATGTTCTGTAAAAACAGGGCCTCAACTTGAAGATATAGAACCACAGCCCTAAGGACTGGGCAACcctattggttttgattgaaacTAAGATGTTAGGGTGTCATCTCTTGGGAAGCACACACGAGGTTTACCATAATGTATTACATCATTCCTCTCAATTATACTCATATTAGAAATTTATCCTACTACCTTATAATCACTTAGAAAAGTTACTTCCTCAATTCCTGTATGTCCAAAttatttcccccccaaaaaagaGTTATCTAACAAACCTctattttttgtgatattttgcattaatagtataattaaaaattgaattgtcAATTACTTGTAATCTAAATTGctagttatttactttttttctaaGGTTACACATGTGtacttttttgtgaataaaaatatggaattcacaggaaatattacatatattgatTTGAAGCATTTCCCCCTActtgacatttttatatatttttggaaagtaggtataaaaacaaatactttggTGCAAACCCATtgtctgttttttaaatttttgacatacttcagatcaaaattaaaattgaacctATGTAAACAAGTATAAACTCAGATTAaactctgaaaaaataaaatattgctgcCAAAAGtgtcaaaataattttgataaaattccTCTTGCTTGATTAGTTTTTGCTCATTTAATTATCTTAGAAGGCCGCAAAAAATTGATTTACTGTGAGAATGTAAACATTGATATGTTcctcaaaataacaaaaatatatgtgtgtttatgtatatagttaaacaactaaatttgtttaagactcacaatatttataaaattcattagaTGATTTTGCCAAATCAAAATACGTTTAATCTTAGGACATAAGCAAGTGAGGCAAAGAAAGAAGacttttttcttaaaatagaaatataataatgtatccaaaactaatatttttattgttgttttaggTGGACTGTTGAGTTACTTCAAGTCTCTTATCGGGAACCGTGAGATGAGAATTCTGATCCTGGGCCTGGATGGAGCAGGAAAAACAACAATTCTGTACAGACTTCAAGTTGGCGAGGTGGTCACTACTATTCCTACAATAGGATTCAATGTCGAACAAGTCacgtacaaaaatttaaaatttcaagtgtgggATTTAGGTGGACAAACAAGCATAAGGTGAATTTcatattgatttattgtttaaattgtttcgatagaaattttaatttagtttattataaatgtacattaaagtaaatgtatagtgacaatacagaaattaatttacaaatgtcatgttataaaaacattcaaattttagaGTAATCTTAAGAAAGATAAACTTTACACCACAACGGAAAGGAGTTTCATGTTCTTAAATAGAAATTATCCTTActttgactatatatatatatttgtcttgTGGATTTTGCCTAAGCAGTTTCAGGCTTGATATTCGAAAAACAGgcaaagaatatatatttatttctagctGTGAAATTGAATGAAGTATTTATTGCAATACGTGATTATGTGATACTGATgtagtttttcataaattatgtGCAGTGTTTTATTCCTTTTCAGAAATTTTAGTTGTACTTTCAATTACTACTACTTGTTGTTATTAGCATTAAATAATTACGATTCCATACCTAGTGTTATATTTAGAAGTCTAAATATTATACTAGAGTAGGCTATCTTGGTGTTGTGTTTACTTAAATATGTTCTTGGATCTTAGGATATTATTACAGTATCACTTAATAATTCTTTCCTTAGTCTTTTATGAAATATTGGCAATCCTAAATAGGTTTAAATGGGTTCTTTAGAAGTTTTTAAACAAGTAAAGCGAACTTATgtccaaaattacaaaattatttattttaaaaatattgtgtgtaagAAACATTAGTAAAACTAGGAGTAACAGTTAAGTTATAATTGGTGATACCCATGCTATGtcacacaaatttttaaaaaaacctaatttttacattggtttacgcaaaataaaaaatacctacaGTTTTTACTTTCAGGTTTCTCCTGGTATTTTGAGCTTAATATAATGCCTAACCAGAATTTATAATCAAAACATATGTAGTAATCCAAATCATTTCATACTCCACAAAATTTAAGTGGAATGGATTTAAGAACTGTAGGTcagcattttcaaaatattgtgagTTTATTTATACCTGTGTGCCTTGTGTTTATTTCTGaatcaaattttatatgtttctttttactttttactgtggcaatttgaattttttttttctccacATGAAAGTGTTTTTCAGTAGCCTGACCTAATACTCATCTTTTAAATGGTATCTTAGCACATCATAAATATTCTAACTATTGAAATTATGAGACATGTTTCTCCATGTAAATATGGTTCTGATACATAAAAAACAGTAAACTTTCGtaacaatctttttttatatGAATGACTTCACCTTTACCTATCTACTTTTGTACACAATTGCCACTAGTATTAAGCCATTTATCGTATAGAACAACAAGCAACATGATCGTTTTGCCTATATACCTGTCATCATTGCACTGATCTCCAAGATGCTTTTCACTTGCACATTATTTAGTCACTAGGTGCTAGATCAGGGCTGTGTAGAAGATGACCACTTTGTTTCAAGACTATACAATGAGATTTTGTGTCTGATTTTAGACAGACATTGTCATGCAGCTAAATAATCTCTTTACTCAACATGCTTGTCTTTTGGTACCCATCATGAgcacaattaattttcaatagtttaatatttcagtaacaaTGACATAGAAGATGCTTTTTGAAACTGAAAAATCCCCTCTAATAACAAAGAAATCGTGAAGTGGTGtctgttaaattttactttctgccCCAAATTGTAGTGATCACTTAAGATTACCCTCTCCCGTTCCTCATCATGATCAGCCATCTTTATAGTTTTTACCTATTCACATACTACTCTCGCATAATTTTTTGTCTGAACACTTCACATATCTGAAATTAATATCAACTGCTTTCATGTCTTTAGCatttagaaaacaattaacaGCACATATTTCACAGTTGCTCGATTCTTAGTTGGGGATGCATGCGCAGAGCACCAACAGTAGTGCTGTAATGGCTGAATTTCAAACGGTACtttctgtaaaaaatatgtatatcattATATTTAGGTTGTTACAGACACTGCTTGTATCTAAACCATCTTAAATTCTCttattttacatttgaatattaaacattgaCATTTGTGTAGGCCATACTGGAGATGCTACTACTCTAACACAGATGCAATTATTTATGTAGTGGATTCTGCTGACAAGGATCGGATAGGAATTTCAAAAGATGAACTACTTTACATGTTAAGGGTAAGTCTAGcatattatatatcttatttttttaatgaagataaTATTTGTGAAGTGCAAATTGAGCTGTGTGCCTCTAGTGTGGATAGAATAGTGTAAATTCTTTTAACCGTTTTTGTGTCTGcatgtatataatatttgaaaaattagctaaTTGGTCCAGATGTAAGATTATTGCTTAGCTAGACATTTggtgattcatttttatataagacaACAACTTTTCTTGTTGGctatcattaaaattttatgcTTAGCTATTTTTGAAGCAGAGGgattctattaaattatttttttatgtttttaatgttcttaTAGCACTATTTCTACAACTTTGTTTAATTTCCTGAAGACAGTTTTAAAACCGAAATatagaaattgtttaataatatcttcttatttattatgtttaagatcaaaataatatacatatatactcagattttctttctttcttcttttattcaagttattgttaaaattaacaatcaaatatggttttttaatattacagtcataaaagtgtgttttttcttatcaaagaatttcagattttttgtcacgtatttttttatattgaataaaggCAAAAACAACATACCTTTGAGAAGTTCCAAAGCTAAACCACTGCACACACACTTACACATTCACACCCCTCAAAGACTTAAACAAAGAACTCAAAAACATTGAACAAATATTACATCATGTAATGTGCAATTATACatctacagtttttattttaaagtaattaaaaggataacatgatttcagacatttgctatcACTGTGTGTCTCAAGGATAGAACACACTGTTTTAataattggaatctatcctcttcttcaaaAGTAAAAAGGCATTTCTTGACTTTGGCGAGCCCATcgctatatatttatttttgcatgCTTAATCCTATGTATTCTGTAAGCTTTTTCACAACAGTAAATGAGGATAAGTTGAATCCTCATGTCTTTTGAAATCAACCATTGTcaacaataaattttgaatataatataattgttgcACAATGGCCCTCAATCACAGAGctggtaaaaaataaaaccagTATATTTTTACTGTCACTGAACTGTAGGAGTGCACGTGCCACTACTGTTCTGCACAAGTTCTATTACTGATAGTAAGAAATGTCCTATTACTGATAGTCTGAGTGTCCTATCACTGGCGCATGGACTAAAATGGACACTGATGATGTGAAATATCCACTGgctgttaaaaattgttaaaaaacatgGAAAACTAATGATTTCAGTCTTTTCTGCAGTACGTTCTATAAAAATCCCTAATATTAATCTTAATGGCAATaaatacgagggtaattcggaaagtaaggtccgattcgcGTTAACCAGGCAAACAGTAAGCGAGCAGGGAAATGCGCATGCGCCCTGACTCCCGATATGCATTGCGCGCAGaacgacgccatttgcagtgaaatcgctgtagtctgctgttgtctgtgcctttttaaaatgtttaaaactattgaacgtcccgccgactgtgaaatacggtctgtgatacggtttttgacagcaaggaacgtttcagcagcggatattcatcgacagataagtgaagtgtactgtccaaatgcaatgagtgacagcaaagtgcggaagtgggtgagaggttttaaagatggacgggaaaatgtccatgacgaaccacgatctggtcggccgtcagtgatcacagaagatttggtgaaagccgtCGATGGAAAAATTCGTGAAGATCggcgattcactgtttcttcatcagcaatagaatttccaaacgAGAACACGTTGTTAAAAATTGattctgaaattttggattttcgcaaattgtgctcaagttgggttcccaggctgcttactgaggaacacaaaaaaagaagaatgggtattgttcttgaatttttgatccaatatcatcagAAAGAGgataaccttttagaccacattgtgatgggtgacgagacatgggtttcccacataaccccagaaacgaaacgccagtcaatggagtggcgtcACTCGACGTCACCGGTTTAAAGTGGTTAACAAGACTGGTTATCGTCGCAGGCGGCTGACTTCTATGACAccggcattcaaaaacttgtagatcgttatgacaagtgtttacacaaaagtggaaattatgtagaacaatagtgattgatgtcaggaatcaaataaaacaagttttttgaaaaaatatggtgtgggtttttttaaaataaaaaaaacggaccttactttccgaattaccctcgtatatatatatatatatattttgtataggaGTTTACATCTACAAAACACAAATGTAATGTAGTTCCTTTAAATTGGATCCATGTAAGCAGTGAAAgtccattttctattcatatgTAATAAATGAGTTACcaaatatttccttaattttgatgtaatttttctTCTTCACATTATTTGTTCTTATGTAGTATTTTGTgatttgtcataaaaatttaaaagtggcaaagagtaaaaatgtatcaatttttaaCCATTAAGTTAGACTTAATGACAACTAGActtatgaaaatttgaataaaaaattggtAGTCAGcctttaaaaaaagcaaaatgaaatcaacattttcttaaagtttagtccacattttcaaacactttgtattaatattttgaaaaattactcaaGGTGTTTTATGCTCTAACGGGAAGAATCGTTACacattttaccttttttttaagGAGACCTAAATACCTCATTTTCTCCACGATAATTGGTTAACAATATCTATGAGGTATTACCTCCATAAATAAGCCAACTTTATCTGATTTGCTGGTTGTTTGTTATGAGTCAACAGAATCTTTCAAATGTTATCTAATTGTTTGCTGTCAGATAAAAGTGGAGATCTATTTCCAGAATTTTAGTTCAATTCCTGTACCCTTAACGGTTTTCGTGTGAAAGACCTATAGCATACTAAATATTAATTGTGTGTACTCAAAGCATATAAATAAGTTATCAGGCTTAAAGCTAGTAATGCAATACTTTCtatttataaacaagttttgtATCAAATATAACAGGTTACTGAGTTTGTTATGTGATAgcaaagtgtttttttattgctattaacTCTTTTAGATGTTAAAATCCAAACCTCTATATGGTACCAGCTGAAATCCCTAAAATGTTTTCGAGAATGAGTATACTTGATGCATGAATTTTAATTACAGAATTGATTGacatcattaattaatttaatactattaagaacaattgtaaataaacttgGTGAAATGCCTTTTCTGGAGGTCAAAATTTTTGtctatgaaaaatttaattaaggaGTGAAATTAGTAGTTCCGAAGCCAGTTCTTTAGGTAGTGAAACACATGCTGCATACCATTTGTGATGGGTAGGCAGTAGTTGGCTGCTTGTTTGGTACTGTAAGTTTTCATGGAACTCCCTGATGTCACACATAATCAGATAGGCTGGTTTAACAATTgttccatttttagatattttaattcagGCTTTTCCAGGAGGAAGAGCTGCAAGGGGCCATCCTAGTGGTGTTGGCCAACAAACAAGACATGGAGGGCTGTATGAGTGTGGCTGAGGTGCATCAGGCCCTGGGTCTAGATGCCCTCAAGAACAGAACATTCCAGATCTTCAAAACTTCGGCAGTGAAAGGTGAAGGGCTTGACTCAGCTATGGACTGGTTAACAAACGCTATCCAGAACAAAAAGTGAACTGCCTAAATGACGTTTTTTGTCACTAGAAGAGACGGGCTTGTTTGTGATAAGGGATTGTACACAACTTGAGTGTTAGTGAGTGGTTTGTACAATTAAACagactataattaattatgtaagatatcatatatttcatttaatattattcaactgttcataataataaaaatattattactaattgtgttttatgtaattaatttccatttattttctatttattaacatAACTGGAGCCATCTTCTTATTTTAAAGTCAGTACAATACttaataaaaagtacattattcTAATTCTTAACATTAGAGAAGCTGTGCTTGTTGGATCATTGACACTATCACGAGTTGCTATGCTACAAGTTACAGTGAAGATGCTGTGTTGAATATCACCAGTAAACAAATGAGTTGAGAGAATGTGGAGGTATAGTCTCTTGAAATGTTCCCACTCTTTCATCTGTTACTGTCACATTCACCTGCTCTGACCTCCTGTCAACATGGATAAATCAGGTATTTTCTCATTCGATAATTGtacttaactttttttattatttttttaaatttcactttaaattattttaaaaaatatagaactaGCACTTCAAATTTTTACAGACAGTctctaaattgaataaaataacactttctaTCTTCCACAATGtacacataaaaactattaactgCACAAATCCAggtaaaaacagaaaatataaataatatttttttgagaaGAGCCTTGTATTATTATGCACTGCttacaatattgaatatatagAGATACACATATTTGTTATTCTCTCAGTTTCAATTATCAGGAGTGTCAGGacttgttaattttatatgtatgtgGAATGAGCAAtgtctttatttcttaaataacagGCATACTTGTATCCTACAATGTTATAAATGTTCAACCTTACATCTTATGGGTtgctgtacatttttataatatttcccATGGCACAATAGATATAATGTGATGACCCTTTATATGATTAGCTCGGTTTGATAACAAAATAGTTCTTATTTTGAATCTTAACCTTTTGGGGTCCATAGGCAAACTCAGTTCAACATCGCTATCTCTGCCATGCCAGTCTAAGACCAGCCTGAATCTGACACCTGTTGCAATGTGAATATCTAACCAAAAGAGTCATTCAGACTCATATTTGTTTGATGTAACGTCTCGttgtaaaagagttttaaatagCAAGACACCAGTTACCTTCCTCTACGGTTTCACTTTAGGCATTATTACGATTCGTAGTTGAAAAACTTCATAGTGATTATTTTCAGCTGGCCAATGACTTGTAGCGTCCTCTGCTGTTTGGTTAATCATTTGTTTTGATTTCGTTTGTTTAGGAATAGATACAgatgtattatgattattttattaagaaatatgttaagtgagttttcatttttcaattgaAATGGCGTCAAGGAGCTGAGGCTGCAATGTAATGCATATCATTTATAACACCTCAAAATAACATAACCCAATCCAGATACCCCTGATCAATGTTTTGCACGATGAAGACATTGAGGATGCACTGTTTGATTTTTATAGTGTCAATGATGATATTGATCCTGATTTTGCTATTTCTGAGGACGAAAGTGATTTAGATAAAGAGGCTGAACAACGAACTTTTAGCACCAGGTAGGGTTAGGCCTTGGCCTAGGCCCATGCAGACCAGGACTCCATCCTAGCTTGTGTTGTTACAAGTATCATACTACAAAGAGTAGACCTAAGCCTAAGTACAACTGTAGAGtgatgtgtatattttgtaaataaatccgGACagtaaattgttcatttttaattttatgtatagttaagtAAGCCATTGTTATTTTCATACGCTAAAATGTAGGTATGTTAATGAATCAAATacgttgtatatatatttttattttcaagtgacATATTTCCTAAGTCTTGATTACGTAAGTATTTAGAACATGATTAATACTTACATAATTATGATGGTTACTTCCTTACAGTTTTaactcagaaaaaaataaagtagGTAAAAACACCTGAAACTAAATGTATT
Proteins encoded in this region:
- the LOC124362619 gene encoding ADP-ribosylation factor-like protein 1 gives rise to the protein MGGLLSYFKSLIGNREMRILILGLDGAGKTTILYRLQVGEVVTTIPTIGFNVEQVTYKNLKFQVWDLGGQTSIRPYWRCYYSNTDAIIYVVDSADKDRIGISKDELLYMLREEELQGAILVVLANKQDMEGCMSVAEVHQALGLDALKNRTFQIFKTSAVKGEGLDSAMDWLTNAIQNKK